In Thermosulfurimonas sp. F29, the sequence CACCGCAACCGGCATGTTGTTTTTACCCAATCAGACTCATCAGTACTAAGGAAAGCACCTATAAATTTCCTTCCTATGCAAAAATCTAACAAAAATAATCTTATTTTCTTTAATCTGAAGACCAATCCTATAGTCGCCTATTCTTATTCTATAGAAATCTTTATAACCTTTAAGTTTTTTCAAATCTTTAAATTTACCTCCTGCGATATTCAAAATAACGCAAAAATTCCCCAGGCGGAAGCTCTGAGCGTGTACCTCTAGCTTCGCCTACGAGCTCCTCACCCCCGCGATTGGCATCAAAATTTCTACCATCAACGCCTTTCAAAAAAGCGCCTCTACCCCGAAAGTTCAGGACAAGGCTCAAAAATTCCTAGGTGGAAACCCCAAGAGTGCGGGTAACCAATCCGTTTCAACCTCCGCCCGGAATCTCCTTAGAAGCACCGCAATTAGGATCAAGATGTTCCAACAGAAAGGTTCACTATTTGTGATTCCATTAATTTGTATTCAAGGAATATTAATCACGGTTTCCACTTGACCCGGTAGACCACCATGAAGGGAAAATCGTCCATTACCAGATCAAAATACCGGGGATCGTAACGACGAAGGATGTACATCTGGTTGAAATTACTCTTAAAGGAGCGCTCGTCCACCAGAAAGAGGGTTTCCCCGTAACGGGTGGGGACCACCTCCAGGATGAACCCTCTTTCCCCGAAGCTGCGGGAATGCACTCCCTCGGGAGTCTTAAAGACCATCCTGGAAATATTATAGCTCCGGCCTCCCAGATAAACCCTGTGGGCGGCGAGATCCACCCTTATTCCCCGTCTGCACAAAAGGACCTGCCCCCTTCCCATCCTCCGACATGGAGCGAGATCCAACACCAGACCGAAATGTCCCCTTCGGGTGCGGAAGTCCCAGGTACCGAAATAACCTATCCAGCCGTATTTCGGGGGGAGATCCTGGGTGAAAACCCAGTAAACGGGGTGTTCCGGAGGTGCATAGAAGCGCCCCTTTCGGGCGGAATCCGTAATCTCCTCGGCGGAATGTCCCTCCTCGAGGAGTTTCTTGAGGCCCGTTTTCCCCTCCCGGGCCACGAAGGCGGTGATGTTCCGGGCCTCCTCCGGCGAGGAAGACGCAAAGGAAAGGGCTACATAGTAGGTCTTGGGAGTGGTTTGCGAACCGCCGTCGATAAATACCGCCCGTCTGGAAAGGTAAACGAAGGCGTACCCGTAATCCCACCAGCTCCAGATCCAGGCCCCTTCCGGAAGAATACGGGAGAGTTTCTCCATGTCCCGGGCCACGAAGGAATTGGCCTTGGGCACCGGTACATAGGCGCGACTGCTTCTCTGCCCCCCGAAGACAATCACCCCCACCACGACCATCACCAGAAGGACGAGCAGATTGCGCAGAGAGGAAGAAAGGTCCAGGCCGAGGCGGGGAAGGCTTTTTTCCACGAGAATATGAACGAGAAACCCCAACCCCATCCCCACGAAAGGAGCCAGATACATGGCAAAACGATTCCCTGAACGGAATACCAGAAGACCGATGACGAAGTAAGGCCAGAGGTAGGCCAGGGCTTTTCTTTCCCGTAAAAGAAGTCCCAGGGCCCCGAGAAGCCCCGGCACGAAGAAAAATCTGTTCTGCACGGTAAGCGCAGCCACCTGAGTGACGGATTTGGTCTTCTGGAGCTCGGAAATGGATTGCAGAATGTTGGGATAGTCCCGGAATATTCCCGTCTGGGCGGAGGAGGCGATGGAAAGAATCAGTTCAAAGATCTGCTTAAAAAGGGCCACCGGGGACTTCCAGAGATACCAGAGGTTGGGGAGAAAGAGGATCCCGATAGCCCACCAGTCCCTCCTGAGGAGTTCTCTTCGACCACCCCTTTCCCGGTAAAGAAGAAAGACGAAGATCAGAAACTGGACCAGAATGAGGTGGGGATGGGCGTACCACCAGTAATATAGGAAGGCCCCCGCCGAAGCCACGCCGGCCCACACCAGGGGTCTTCGGCCTCGAAAGTACATGAAAAGGGCCCAGGCTATGAGGATCGGAAAAAATAGATTGAGGGAATCGGTGTCAAAACGGCCGATGCTGGTGCGTATCACATAGATGAAGGCCGTGACCCCGCATAGCCCCCCTAGGAGTCCAGCCGCGGTGTAACCCAGACTCTCCAGGTAAAGAAAAAGGGGGATCACGAAAAGCACCGCGGTAATGGGAGTGTAGTAAAGGGCCACCTTCTCAAGAGGGATCCCCAGCCAGTCGGAAAGTTTGGCCGCCGAAAGACTCATGAGGGGGATCGGAAAGGGATAGGTTACATTTTCGGTCAGGTAATTGTCCGGGACGAAACGATAGGGGTCGGGTTTCCCGGAACGATAGCGTCCCTCCTGCCAGTCCCGGGCCAGACGGGCAAAGTAGAAGGCGTCGTAAGAGGTAAAAATAGGACGATTGTCGTCGAGATACCATATATTTTTCCGTTTCTCCCAGATACGAAGATCGTCGAAACGCAGGCTCAAACCCGCGGCTATCACCAGAAAAACCAGAAGGATTTTGAGGGCCAGGATAACGGCCTCTTTCGGATTAGCCGAACTTGTAGGCCACACCGTAGCCCCCCCGGGGGTAATCCCACTCTATGTTGGCGTGGGGACAGGCCACCCGACAGGAACCGCACTCCACGCAGGCCTGATACCCCACGGTGATCTCTCCCCGGCGGTCCAGACGATAAACCCCCGCCGGACAGAAGTGCAAACAGGGCTTTTCCGCGCATCGTTTGCACACCGTGGGATCTTTTATTTTCAAATGGGCATACTTTTCGTCCACATAGTACTTAAGGGTAAAGATTCGGTCGTCAATGTTGACCCGGGGAAGGGGCTTCATCCCCCACCTCCTTTTTCAGGAAAATCCTCAAGGCGCAGTTTCAGGGTACCCAGAGTTTTCCCTCCTCCAGCACCCTTCGGCGCAACTCCTCTCCGGCCACCCGGAGATCCACCAGATCCACCTTCTGGGGTAGAAGCGATTCCTCCAGGATTTCCTCAAGCTCGGCAAGGAGAGGCCCCAGCTCCTCCCCGCCCTCAAAGGCCAGGTCCACATCCGAATGGGGGGCCTCCTCCCCCCGGGCGCGGGAACCGAAAAGATACACCCTTACCCCTCGACCGGCCAGAAACTCCCGCAAAAACTCTCTCAGGTCCTCTATGGTTCTTATCCTGCGCGGATCTACCATCCCCGCAGAAATCTCCCCATCCTCAGAAAATCCCGCAACAGACCCGCAAGCCCTCGCTTCTTCCGGAATAGCGTGAAGATCTCCCGGAAAACCTCCTCCTTCGCCCGCCCCTGGGCGGTGAGGTAGAGGTGCAACACCTGATTGAGGATTTCGGGATAGATTTCGAAGAAGTGCCGGTTTTCCCGGAGAAACCTCTTGAGTTTGCGAAAGTACTTCAGATCCCGGTAAATGTAACTCTGACGGAAGGCCTCCTCGTAGAGGTAAAGGGCGGCCCGGGAGAAATCCCCCCGCTCGTGGGCAAAAACGGCGGCCTTCCCCGCCATGATTCCGGAGTAAATGGCCAGATTCGTCCCCTCCCGGAAAAGGGGATTCACCAGACCGGCGGCGTCCCCCACCACCATCACCCCGTCGCCACAGAGACGGGGCAGACCCTCGAACCCCCACTCCGGAATGAGGTGCGCCCCGTACTCCAGAATCTCGCCCCCGGAAAGGAGCCGGGAAAGCACCGGGTGTCGCTTGAGGTTCTCCAGAAGCTCGTAGGGTTTGATCCCTTTTTCGGCAAAGTCCGAAAGAAAAAGCCCCACCCCCAGCGACACCGAGGTGGTGTTGGTGTAGAGAAAGCCGCTTCCCGGAAGCCCAAGGGTGGCCTCCCCGATAAGCTCCACCGCAAGCCCTTCCTCCTCCGAAAGACCGAACCTCTTTTCCACCTCGCCTTTCGGAAGCTGGATGACCTCCTTCACCGAAAGGGCCACCTCCTCGGGGGCGAAGTCCCGGGGAACGAGGCCGGCCTTCCGCGTGAGGATCCGGTTCACCCCCTCGGAAATGATGGTTACCGGGGCTCGCACCTCGGCGGGCTCGGGACGATCCCAGCTTCGGGGGCGATCCACCAGAACGCCGGACATTCTCCCCCCTTCCCGGAGCACATCCACCACCCGGACCTTGGGCACCACCAGGACCCCGGCTTCCCGGGCCCTGCCCTCCAGCCAGGGATCAAACCGGGCTCGAAAGGCCGTGTAGGCCCGGGGGGGACCCGTCCTGCGGGTCTCCTCGGTATGGGTAATCTTCACCACCCCGTTTTCCGAAAGGATCCACCAGCCCTCCTCGGTCACCGGGCGTTCAAAGGGTAACCTCTTTTCCGAAAAGAGATCCGGCACCAGAGAAAGGATGGATTCCGTATAGACCACTCCCCCGAAGAGGTTCTTCGCCCCGGAAAAACGTCCGCGCTCAAGCAAAATCACCGAAAGCCCGGCCCGGGCACAGACGATGGCCGCGGAAAGCCCCGCCGGCCCTCCACCAACCACGACCACATCGTAGGAAAAATCGCCCCTCATGCTCCCCCAACCCCAAACTCTTCCATAGCCCTCTCTATCAGCCTTCCCTGAGGCCTAACCATCCCTTCCACCGGATCGTAAAAGAGAACATTTTCCTCCACCAGAAAACGAACCTCCCGGTCCGGCAGCTCCATGTACCTCTTTTTCCCCTCCCGCCTCAGCACCTCCAGGGCCCTTCCCACCCCCTCCGCAAATCCCCTTTCTTCCGCCCGGCGCAACACCCACTCCAGACGGGTGCGTTCCGCAAGAAGCATCGCCCTGAGGGCCTCCCTCTCCCCCCACCCCTCCCTCTTCTTCTCGTAAAGCCGGATCATATCCCCCAGCTTCCCCCCGAGGTAGCACCAAATATCTTCCTTCTCCCGGAAACCGAATTCCTCGTACACCGCAAGGGCTCTCTCCTTCGAAAGATCGTCCACCAGGAGGTAACCGGCCCTTCCCTCCAGATGAGCATCCCGGTAAACCTCCTCCAGAAACAGACTGTCACTGGTAGCACAAAGAATGTGAACCAGGTGTCGCTCCTTGGTCATCCCCACAAAAAAATTGAAGAGCCCACTCAACACCGGTCGGCCCGAAGCGTTCAGCAAATCCTTTATGGTCTGCATCTCGTCAAGAAAAAGCACCGGTTTCAATCCTTCTTCTTCAATTTCGGTAAAATAATCCTCAAGAAAGGCAAAAATGTCCTCCACACTTTCTTTATCTCCGAAGAGAAGATCGAACACTCCTTCGGGAATCGGAATGCCCTTAAGAACCCGCAATGCGCGACTACTCTCCCGGATCAATTCCTTCAAAAAGTTTTTTATTTCCGCATGTTTTTGTTTTCTTACCAGAAACAGGACCCTTATGAGGTCTTCGACTTTTCGCACATTGCGCCAGCGAAAATTTATGTAAAAGGAACAGTACCCCTCGGGCAGGGTCTCCAGGAGGTGGATGAGAAGGGCGGTCTTACCGGTGTTTATGGGTCCGTACACGAAATACAGCAGATGCGGAACCCCGCCGAGAATGGACCTCAGCCTCCGTGCTTCCTCCTCCCTGTCGAAGAATTTGACCTCAGGGCTCCCCATGGCCCTTTTCCTTCCTCACGGCCTCGATGAGGGCCGGAAGGATCTCGTAAAGGTCGCCCACGATGCCGAGATCCGCGATCCGGAAGATGGGAGCCTCGGGATCCGTGTTCACCGCGATGACGAAGTCCGAGTTCTGCATCCCCACCCGGTGCTGAATGGCCCCGGAAATGCCGAAGGCGAGGTACACCCTGGGTCTCACCGTCTTTCCGGTCTGCCCCACCTGGTGCTCGTAATCTATCCAGCCGGCGTCCACCACCGCCCGACTGGCCCCCACCTCCCCTCCCAGGAGAGCGGCGAGCTCCTTCAGCAGGTCAAAACCCTCGGGCCCTCCCAGCCCCCGTCCGCCGGAAACGATAACCTCCGCGTATTCGAGATTGACGGTCTTCTCCTTCGGGATGAAGCCCACCCGCTTGACCCGCACCTCGTCCTCGCTAAGGCCCAGTTCCTCCCTTACGATCTCCCCTTCGCGGGAAGGATCTCTTTCCGGAAGGGGAAAGGTCCGGGGGCGGACCGTGGACATCTGGGGCCGGTGATCCGGGCAGAGGATGCTGGCCATGATGTTCCCGCCGAAGGCCGGACGGGTCATGATGAGGTTTTTGGTCTCCGGATCGATCTCGAGTCCGGTCACATCGGCGGTAAGCCCGGTCTCAAGGGCCGTGGCGATGGAGCCGGCAAGATCCCGGCCCAGGGTGGTGGCCCCCAGCAAAAGGATCTCCGGCCGATACTTTTCGCACAGCCTGATGATCCCGTGGGCGTAGGTCTCGTTCCGGTAATATTCCAGGACGGGGTCGTCCACGAGATAGACCCTTTCGGCCCCGTAGGCGATGGCCTCCCGGGCCAGGGGTTCGACCCCGTGTCCCAGAACCAGGGCCTCCACCCCGCCCGAAAGGTCCTTCGCCAGCTCCCGCGCCTTGCCCAGAAGCTCCCAGGACACCGGATGGGCTCTCCCCTCCTCCTGTTCCACGAAGACCCAGACCCGGGGGTTCACAGGACCCCCCTTTCTTTGAGAGCCGATACGATCCTTCTTACCGCTTCCTCCACCCCCACCTCGGACACGAAGATCCTCTCCCCGGGGCTCTTAAGCTCCGGGGTAAAGACGCGATGGACCCGGGTGGGAGACCCCTTGAGCCCCAGTTTTTCCCGGGCAAAGGGCACGGGCTCGGAGGCGGTAAAGACCTCGGGACGCACCCGCGCCGCCCGAATGAGCTCCGAAAGGGGGGCAAAGGGAGGCTCGGCCACCTCCCTGTCGCAGGTGAGAAGCACCGGAAGCGGGGCCTTAAGGATCTCCAGGCCTCGTTCCGTCTTCCTATGGACCACGATCTCCCGGGCCTCCGGATCCAGCCTTTCCACCCTGACGGCGTAGGTTATGAGAGGAAGGTTAAGCCTTCGGGCCACCCCGGGCCCCACCTGCGCGGTATCACCGTCAATGGCCTGTTTCCCGAAAAGGAGAAGATCAAAAGGGGTCTCGCGGGCGAGATGCCTTATGGCCTCGGCCAGGGTGTAGCTCGTGGCCAGGGTGTCGGCCCCGGCAAACTTCCGGTCCGAAAGGAGGATCACCCGGTCGGCACCGCACTCCACGGCCTCCCTCAGGGCGGCCTCGGCCTGCGGCGGCCCCATGGTGATCACCGTAATCCGCCCCCCGTACCGCCTCTTGAGCTCCGAGGCCAGGGCCAGGGCGTGCACATCGTAGGGATTTACGATGGAGGGTACCCCCTCCCGCACCAGGGTCCCGGTCTCCGGATTGATTCGGATGTTCGTGGTGTCCGGAACCTGTTTTATGGAAACCAGGATGTTCATGCCCTCTCCCCGAATCTAATAATGGCAGAAAGGTCCTCAAGAATCAAGTAGCAGGAGGGTACCAGGATCAGGGTAATCACCGTGGCGAAGAGCACCCCGAAGGCCAGACTTATGGCCATGGGAATCAGAAATCGGGCCTGAAGGCTCTTTTCGAGAATCATGGGAAAAAGTCCCAAGAAGGTGGTGAGCGTGGTGAGAATCACCGGCCGGAACCGCCGCACGCACGCGGTAATCACCGCCTCGGAGAGCGGGATTCCCTCCCCTTTCAGTCGATTTATCAGGTCCACCAGGATGATGGCGTCGTTCACCACCACCCCGGAAAGCCCCACGATGCCGAAGAGACTCAGGATGGAGAGCTGATACCCCAGCAGGATATGTCCCAGGAAGGCCCCCACTATGCCGAAGGGGATGGCCAGCATGATGATGAGGGGCTGGGTGAAGGAGCGAAGGGGAATGGCGATGAGGACATAGATGAGCACGAGGGCCAGGACGAATTCCTTGCGGATCTGACGGAGGGTGCGGGCCTCCTCACGCCCCTCCCCCTCGAAGGACCAGGTGAGCCCGGGATAGCGCTTCACCAGTTCGGGAAGGATTTTTTCCCTGAGGATCCTGCGGGCCTCGCTCCCGGTGATCTTGCTTTCGTCCACCCCGGCCCGCACATAGATCACCCGCCGACGATTGAGCCGCTCGAGTTTCACATAACCGGGGGCAAAGTAAGGCTCGGCCACCTCGAGAAGCGGCACGCTTCGACCCCCCGGAAGGTGAATCCGGAGGTGTTTGAGGGTTTCCAGGGTCTCCCGCTCCTTTCGGGTAAGGCGCACCAGGACGGAGATCTCGTCCTCGCCGCGCTGGAAGCGCAAGGCCTCGGCCCCGTAGAAGGCCGCCCGCACGGTGCGGGCCACATCCGAAAGGGTAATCCCCAGGGACCTCGCCCCGGGTTTGAGACGGAAACGCAACTCCTCCTTGCCCTCCACATAGCTGTCCTCTATGTCGTAAATACCCTTCATTCCGGCGAGTCTCTTTTTGAGATCCTCCACCGCGGAAAGGAGGACCCTTTCATCCGGATGGGAAAGGGCCACCGAAACGGGCTTCCCGAAGGAGAAGAGTTCCCCGGAAAAGACCAGGGAATCCACCTCGGGGACGGGCCCCACCGCCCTGCGCCAGGCGGAAACGAGTTCCCGGGTGCTTATCCCGGGTCGTTTCCCGGCCTCCACCAGACGGATCTCGATTCCGGCGATGTGGCTGCCCATCTCCGGAGGGCCTCCGTGAGGGGTGGATATGGTGGACCCCACGGAAACGAGACTGTACTCGAGGAGCCTGCGTCCGTAGCGCCTTTCCGCCTCCCGCACTACCCGAACCCCCGCGGCCTCGATGCGACGGGCCACGGCCAGGGTTTCCTCCACGGGAGATCCCGCGGGAAGTCGCACCACCGCCATGAGGCGATTTCCCTCCACCCGGGGGAAGAAACTGAACCGCAGCCTCCCCCCGAGCCACAGGGAAAACACGATAAGGAGGAGGGAAAGAAGAGAAGCCACCGTCAGCCAGCGCCAGGAAAGGATCCGGACGAGCCCCGGCCGATAGATCCTTTCCAGGAACCGCTCGAGCGGACCCGAAAGAAGGGGCCTTCGGCGAGGAATGGTGGCCCCGCGAAGGTGGGTCGGAAGCACCAGGAGGGCCTCGGTGAGGGAGCCGGCCAGAACCAGGATCACCACCAGAGGGATCACCCGCATGAAGCGCCCCATGGCCCCCACCCCGTAAAGCAACGGCCAGAAGGCGGCGATGGTGGTGAGCACGGAAAAGATCACCGGAGTGGCCACCTCAAGAGTCCCCTCCACGGCGGCGGAAAAGGGATCCCGCCCCTCCTCGCGTTTCTTGAACACACTCTCCCCCACCACTATGGCGTCGTCCACCACGATGCCCAGCACCAGGATGAAGGCAAAGAGGGAGATCATGTTGAGCGAGACCCCGAAGTGCGGCATCAACCAGAGGGCAAAGGCAAAGGAGACCGGGATACCCAGGACCACCCAGAAGGCCAGATTGAGGTGCAGGAAGAGCCCCAGGAGGACGGTCACCAGGATCATGCCGTAGGTCATGTTCTTGAGAAGGAGTTTCATCCGGGCCCGGAGGACCTCGGTCCAGTCCCGCATGATTTCCAGGTGAAGACCCGGGGGGAGAAGGGCTCGTATCTCCGGAAGGTGGCGTTTGACCGTGTTCGCGATGGTGAGCACGCTCTGATCCCCCATGCGGAAGACCTCGATCACCGCCGCGGGTTTCCCGGCGTAAAAGACCGCGTAGTCCACGCTGTCCCGCAGTTCCTCCCGGATCCGGGCGAGATCCCGCAGACGAACCACCCCGCCTTTGTCCCCGGCCAGGATCCGGAGCGTCCCGTATTCCTCCCCGAAATATCGGCGACCGCGCACCCGGACCAGGTATTCCTCGTGGGGATTCTTGAGACGACCGGCGGGAAGATCCAGGGTCTCGCGACGGATGATCTCCGCAACCTCCGAAAGACTGAGGCCGTACTTGCGGAGCTTCTCCTCCGGGATTTCGATGTGAATCTCCCGGGGAAAGAGTCCGTAGTACTCCACCTCGGTCACCCCGGGAAGAGAAAGGAGGGCGTTCTTGACCCTCTCGGTCCAGTACTTGAGGGTCTCCCGATCCACCTCACCGTAGAGGGCGAGATTCAGCACCTCGCTGCGGAGGACCACCCTCTTGACCACGGGTCGCTCCGCCTCCGCCGGGAGGGAGGAGATGCCGTCCACCTCGGTTTTTACCTCCTCCAGAAGCTCCCCGGGATCGCGGCCGCGGGCCACCTCGATGGTGATCCGCGCCTCCCCCTCCCGGGCCACGGACACGATCCGCTCGATTCCCGAAAGAGAGGCCACCCGCTCCTCAATGGGCTTGACCACCGATTCCTCGATCTCCCGGGGCGAGGCCCCGCGGTATTCCACGGAGACCACGATCTGATCCGGGGCCACCTCCGGAAAGACCTCCACCTTAATGGTGAAAAGGGAAAGGAGCCCGGCGACCAGCACGAAGATCATGAGAAGGTTGGCGGCCACATGGTTTTCGGTAAACCAGGAGATGAGCGACCTCATCGGACCACCTTCACCAGGGCTCCCTCCGTGGCTCCGGAAAGCCTCTGGGCCACCACCCGGTCGCCGGCCTTGAGTCCGGAAAGCACCACCACGGTGTCCTCGTTCTCCTGGAGGACCCGCACCCGGCGGCGCTCGAGTCTCTCACCGGTCCCCACCACCCAGACGAAGGCCTCCCCCCGCACCCGGTGAAGGGCCTCCCGCGGAAGCACGAACACCTTCGGATAGGTGGAACCGAATATTCTTACGGTAACGAAGGTGTTCGGAAGAAGGGGAGGACGGCCCGGAGGGTCCTCCAGACGGAGATAGAGGGGAAAGAGACGGGTCTTTTCCTCCACCGCCCCTCCGGCCCGCACCACCCTGGCCCGGTAGCGATAGATTCGATCCCCGGCCTTCCAGACCACCTCCGCCCGGGACCCTTCGGTCTTGCCGGAGGCGTTAAATCCCGGCACCCTGAGATAGGGGAGAAAGTAATCGGCCACCGGGGCGTAGACCTCCACCCCCACCACCGGATAGAGGACGGCGAGCACCCGCCCCGGGGAGGCGTAACCGCCCACCTCCACCCCGGCCTCGAGGACCCGTCCCCGGTAAGGGGCCCTTATCTCCGTGCGGGCGAGATCGGCCCGGGCCCGGGTGAGGGCCGCCCGGGCCGCCCGCACCCGGGCCCTCGCGGCGGAAAGCTCCGGGGTTTTGGCCACTAGCGGCGGGGGAGGCTCCTCCGGATGAAGCGTTCGCCATTCGGCCACCGAGCGCTCCGCCTCGGCGGAAAGCTCGGCAAGGGCCCTTTCGGCCTCGGCGAGCTCCGCCTCGGCCCGGGACACGGCCGCCCGATAATCCGTGGGGTCGATCCGCACCAGCACCTCCCCCCGCTCCACCACCGCCCCGGGAAGAAGACGGGGGGACACATAGATAATCCTTCCGGCCACCTCCGCGGCCAGCTCCGTGCGCCGCGGGGCCACCACCGTGCCGGTGGTCTCCACGGTGTAGGTGTAGGACCGGGGACGGGCCACGAGCACCCGCACCGCGAAGGCGGCCCGGGGGCGCTTCACCGCCCGGGGCCTGGGTCTCGATACGACGAGGTAGTACGAAAGCCCCGCCCCGACCGTAAGCACCAGAAACGCGGCCAGGGCCTGAAGGATCCCTTTTTTCATGGGTGGCCTCCGCCGGTGGTGTCCACGGAAAATCCTCCCCCCAGAGCCTCAAACAGGGAGACCCTGTTCAAAAGCAGGGCCAGCCGTGCGGAAAGAAGCCTTCTTTTAAGTTCGAGAAGGGTGAGGCGCTTTTCCAGGCACACGGGGAGCGTCACCAGCCCCTCCCCGAAACGCTCCGTGCAGAAGCGGAGTTCGGTCTCCGACGCCCGCACCTCCCTTTCCGTTTCCGAAAGCCGGCGGCGGAGTCTCTCCTCGGAAAGCAGGGCGAACTCCACCTCCCGAAAGGCCGTAAGTAAGGTTGAGGCGTAACGGGCCTCGGCCTCCCTGAGGGCGGCCCGTTCGGCCCTCTCCCCGGCGGCGAGTTTCCCGCCCTCAAAGAGCGGATGGGTGAGGGAAAAGGTGAGGGACCAGAGGCGGTTCCGGTGGGCCAGGAGATCGGAAAGGGCGTTCGAGACCCGTCCTTCCTCGGCGGTGAGAACGAGCCGGGGGAACCGGGCGGCCCTCGCGGCCCGCACCCGGGCCCTCGCGGCCCGGAGACGGGCCTCGGCGGCCCGTATGTCCGGACGCCGGCGGAGAAGCTCCGAGGGAAGACCGGGGGGTGGGAGGGGCACCGTCAGGGAACAGATCCCCTCGGGAAAACGCAGGAAGGATCGCCCGGAGGGATAGTCCCCGGCCAGAAGGGCGAGCTGCTGGAAGATCCCGGAAAGAGTCCGCTTTTTCTCCGGGATCTCCGCGGAAAGGGCGGCCAGGCGCCTGCGGAGGGCGAGAACCTCGGAGGCCGAAGCCCGTCCGGCCGCAAAACGCCCCTCCACAAGGGCGAGGTAGCGGGAAAGCACCCCTCTCTCCCGGCGTAGAAGATCCAGCTCGCAGCGGGTAAAGGCGGCCCGCAGGTAAAGGGAGACGGTTTCGGAGACCAGGGAGATGGCCAGGGCCCGGCGATCCTCCGTGGAGGCCAGCCATTCCCACCGGGCGGAAGCGGCCTCGGCGGAAATGCGCCGCCAGAGGTCCACCTCGTAAGAGATTCCCAGGCGTCCCCGGAACTCGCCGTAGATATATCCCGAAGCCCCCGGATAGGGGGTCCCCACGAAGGAGAGGCGCTGGCGGGTGCCGGAAAGCCCGGCCTCGGCCCGGGGCCACCTTTCCGAACGCCGGATCCCGAACCTGGCCGCAAGCTCCCGAATCCGCCAGGAGGCCTCCCGCAAGTCGTAATTCCGGTTGAGCACCCTCTCCACCAGCTCGTCGAGCTCTCCGATCCCCAGGGTGGTCCACCAGCGATCCGGGAGCCGCGGAAGGGTGTAGTGCGAGGGAGCGTTCACGAATTTTTCGGGAAAGGAGGGCGCGGGGAGGGAACGCTCGGGTCCGGCGGAACAGGCCGCAAGCAACATCACGGTTAAAATCGCCACCCATCCGCGCCTCATCAGGCCCCATTAAACTCCAACCTTCCCCGCTTGCGAAGCCCTCCGAAAGGTGGTAAAAAGGCCGCCGAAAACACACGCCCGGGAAACGGATCCTCCGGGGTGTCCGGTCTTTCCGGATGGGAGGATCCGGGGCGGAGGAAAAAACCCGAAAGGAGGTCTCCCTATGTCCCACATCACCATGAAGCAATTGCTCGAGGCCGGGGTGCACTTCGGTCACCAGACCCGGCGCTGGAATCCGAAGATGAAGCCCTTCATCTTCGGGGAACGCAACGGGATCCACATCATCGACCTCCAGCAGACCCTGAAGTACTTCGAGATCGCCTACGAGTTCGTGAAGAACACCGTGGCCGAGGGGGGCAAGGTCCTTTTCGTGGGCACCAAGCGCCAGGCCCAGGACACTATCCGGGAGGAGGCCACCCGTTGCGGCATGTACTATGTGGACCATCGCTGGCTCGGCGGCACGCTCACCAACTTTCGCACCATCAGACAGAGCGTGGAAAAGCTGCGCCGCATCGAGCAGTGGATGGAGGATGGCACCATCGAACGCTTCCCCAAAAAGGAACGGCTCAAGCTGGAACGCCTGCGTCAGAAACTGGAAAGGAACCTGGGGGGCATCAAGGACATGGAAACCCTGCCCCAGGTCCTCTATGTGGTGGATCCGAAGAAGGAGGAAATCGCAGTGCTCGAGGCCCGCAAGCTGGGTATTCCGGTGGTGGCCATCACCGATACCAACTGCGACCCGGACCTCATCGACTACATCATCCCCGGAAACGACGACGCCATCCGGGCCATAAAGCTTCTCACCTCCC encodes:
- a CDS encoding type II toxin-antitoxin system RelE/ParE family toxin, giving the protein MNIAGGKFKDLKKLKGYKDFYRIRIGDYRIGLQIKENKIIFVRFLHRKEIYRCFP
- a CDS encoding STT3 domain-containing protein: MWPTSSANPKEAVILALKILLVFLVIAAGLSLRFDDLRIWEKRKNIWYLDDNRPIFTSYDAFYFARLARDWQEGRYRSGKPDPYRFVPDNYLTENVTYPFPIPLMSLSAAKLSDWLGIPLEKVALYYTPITAVLFVIPLFLYLESLGYTAAGLLGGLCGVTAFIYVIRTSIGRFDTDSLNLFFPILIAWALFMYFRGRRPLVWAGVASAGAFLYYWWYAHPHLILVQFLIFVFLLYRERGGRRELLRRDWWAIGILFLPNLWYLWKSPVALFKQIFELILSIASSAQTGIFRDYPNILQSISELQKTKSVTQVAALTVQNRFFFVPGLLGALGLLLRERKALAYLWPYFVIGLLVFRSGNRFAMYLAPFVGMGLGFLVHILVEKSLPRLGLDLSSSLRNLLVLLVMVVVGVIVFGGQRSSRAYVPVPKANSFVARDMEKLSRILPEGAWIWSWWDYGYAFVYLSRRAVFIDGGSQTTPKTYYVALSFASSSPEEARNITAFVAREGKTGLKKLLEEGHSAEEITDSARKGRFYAPPEHPVYWVFTQDLPPKYGWIGYFGTWDFRTRRGHFGLVLDLAPCRRMGRGQVLLCRRGIRVDLAAHRVYLGGRSYNISRMVFKTPEGVHSRSFGERGFILEVVPTRYGETLFLVDERSFKSNFNQMYILRRYDPRYFDLVMDDFPFMVVYRVKWKP
- a CDS encoding ferredoxin family protein, coding for MKPLPRVNIDDRIFTLKYYVDEKYAHLKIKDPTVCKRCAEKPCLHFCPAGVYRLDRRGEITVGYQACVECGSCRVACPHANIEWDYPRGGYGVAYKFG
- a CDS encoding nucleotidyltransferase family protein; the encoded protein is MVDPRRIRTIEDLREFLREFLAGRGVRVYLFGSRARGEEAPHSDVDLAFEGGEELGPLLAELEEILEESLLPQKVDLVDLRVAGEELRRRVLEEGKLWVP
- a CDS encoding FAD-dependent oxidoreductase; amino-acid sequence: MRGDFSYDVVVVGGGPAGLSAAIVCARAGLSVILLERGRFSGAKNLFGGVVYTESILSLVPDLFSEKRLPFERPVTEEGWWILSENGVVKITHTEETRRTGPPRAYTAFRARFDPWLEGRAREAGVLVVPKVRVVDVLREGGRMSGVLVDRPRSWDRPEPAEVRAPVTIISEGVNRILTRKAGLVPRDFAPEEVALSVKEVIQLPKGEVEKRFGLSEEEGLAVELIGEATLGLPGSGFLYTNTTSVSLGVGLFLSDFAEKGIKPYELLENLKRHPVLSRLLSGGEILEYGAHLIPEWGFEGLPRLCGDGVMVVGDAAGLVNPLFREGTNLAIYSGIMAGKAAVFAHERGDFSRAALYLYEEAFRQSYIYRDLKYFRKLKRFLRENRHFFEIYPEILNQVLHLYLTAQGRAKEEVFREIFTLFRKKRGLAGLLRDFLRMGRFLRGW
- a CDS encoding ATP-binding protein — its product is MGSPEVKFFDREEEARRLRSILGGVPHLLYFVYGPINTGKTALLIHLLETLPEGYCSFYINFRWRNVRKVEDLIRVLFLVRKQKHAEIKNFLKELIRESSRALRVLKGIPIPEGVFDLLFGDKESVEDIFAFLEDYFTEIEEEGLKPVLFLDEMQTIKDLLNASGRPVLSGLFNFFVGMTKERHLVHILCATSDSLFLEEVYRDAHLEGRAGYLLVDDLSKERALAVYEEFGFREKEDIWCYLGGKLGDMIRLYEKKREGWGEREALRAMLLAERTRLEWVLRRAEERGFAEGVGRALEVLRREGKKRYMELPDREVRFLVEENVLFYDPVEGMVRPQGRLIERAMEEFGVGGA